The window GAACTGTAAAAGGCAGAGAGTACTTCCACTGCAAACCACGACACGGTGTCTTTGTTCGTCCTGGGCGCCTCAGCAAAGCACCAGCTTCCGCAAGGAAATGGAGCAGCACTTCACGGTCTCAGGCATCTTCTGCTCCGGAGAAACGGAAAAGTTCCGTGCTTCAAGGCTCATCATCCACCCCTAAAGCAGGAGAAGTCCTCTGCCATTCAGGAGATGCAGCGGCTTCTGCTTTTTctaggaaacaggaaaacaggaaatctTGGATTAACTAAACTGCAGTATTTTTGCACTTACTACACGCATCACTGTGTAGAAAACTTTTATGGATTTTTTGAAGCTATTGAACATTTTAATCTGTCCATACGGAATGTGTATTCTCTAGAGTCCTTGACTTAATTCTctaattttttataaataatatatatattatatatatatatgaatgtgtATCTATAGTTTGTCTGCCAGTGAGCAGATATGGCTGCACACTAAAATACAGTTAAAGCTGATCTGTAGATAACTGAGGTACTGGACTATTTGCTACGCAACAACTTGGGAGATatattttaaacaacaaaaaatattttattgtgggAAAAAACAGGATGTAAATccgtatttggaaaaaaaaaaaaaagagctacgGTTTGCTGTTCTTAATTACCAAAGAACTTGTTTTCAACTGACACATTTGCTGTTTATATCTTTCTATTGTAAATGTTTTAACTGATAACTTGGTGCCATGTTTCTTTTAGTCACTGGGCACCGTGCAGCCTTATGTTCCGTGTTTAAGCACACTGAAATATCCAACTGCTTCGTATATTTTGTCTTCCTAGAGGCCTGCCACTGTGCTGACTTGGCGTTAGATTGAAATGACTAACAATGCCTGAAGCTATATGTCTGGCAGTTCGTAGGTTAACAGAAGCCAGCCGGGCAGTTTGACTGCAGAACCAGTATTACTGCAAGGGTGTGAGAGGACGacgtttttttttggggggggggggagggtgttgggttttttgggtgttgcCAGGGGGAGATGGGGAAACAAAGAAGCGGTAAATGGATCATGACTGCAAACTTTGCACTTGTTACTTGCTGGTTATTATCAAGATGAAATAGAACCTGCTAAAGTAATTTTAATctgtaaagtttattttaataacGGGAATGATGGAGGGATTTGTGTCTGGTGCTCATGAATTCCGAAGAAGGTTGTTCCATGTGTAGATACTGTAGATGCCTGTACAAGCGTTCTGGACATTTGTAAAGTAACACGGTAAAAAATGAGTGAAGTGAATGGCCTGCTGTATCTGTTCTTCTTTGTTTCCTAGCAAGTGAATGATTGCGATACCTGGGACCTTActgaaaagctgctgttctttCTTTGATTGTTGTGTACAGTGAGCGGACTCTCGTATTTTACTATTTACTGTAAAGAACTGTAATTTATATACTGCCATACTGTATTTAATTGGTACAGACCTATTGTGTGTTAGAATACAGACTGTTTActtgggatttaaaaaaaaaaaaaaaaccaccacaaccgTTTTGCTTGTATTTGGTACAACAACGAGATTTCATGGTCAAATAGTAAGCTGTTTCTAGCTGACGGTGCACAGATGCAAAGTACTTTGtaaaaatactgaaggaaaataCGATTGGAGTGGAAGACTGGATGGTATTCACCCGTTTTAGCACTGACTGGTTCATGCAGCGTGAAGAGGAGAAGAGCAGCCCCTGTGGATACACCTTCCCCCGCCGCTGCTTTCCCCGTCCTTCGCAGGagggggagcggagctggggagCTCCTGCCAGAGAGAATGGTGTTCTGTGGGTCAAGGGGAGACGGGTCAAGTTCCTGGAAGAGCGACAAGGCGGATTCATTGCTAAATATGTAAATGCCTCAGCTGCGTACAACACAGTTGGCAGCTGGGAGGGAAATGCGCTGGGGGGGGAGCACGAGCCAGGGGTGCGAAGTTCACTGTACTTGCCCTTGATGTAGCTTTTGGCTCCTCTGAGACAGCATTCTTGCCTGTTAATTGATTTTGGCGAAGTTAATATCTTCGCAGAACATTTCATAGTTCTGGTGTCCACCTAGAGTTGCTCTCGCTGCATTAATGATACTGCTGCTGGAAGAGATTactataatagaaaaaaatgctttatgcAGAAGTATTTTATCAGGCACAAATGACTCTAGCACACTGCCAGGTACCTACACCCAACACCACAGTCTTCAAGTTAATTTTAGATGTCACTTTTTTCTAAAAACCATTATGCAGATTATACGCACGCATATGTCTGTGTATCCATGCGCATTTGCATAAATGTATTTGTCCGACGCCACCGCAAACAATTTTGAAACTGATGTGGCCATTTTCTTATGGCAAAGATTCAGTATTTACACCAGGTTAGCATCAGCTGAACTTAGGGTCTACAATCTAGACATGCTGGAGGAACCTAAACAAGCCAACCTAGTTTTGTGCTCTACACACTTTGCATAACCTGTGCCGTCTTGACTTCTGTTATTACTGAAAGACCTGTACTTTCGCAAACCTCACATGTTAACATGCCCTGCCCTGGGTTAATTTAAAGTCAGGAGCAAATTGTCTCATGAGCGTGATGAGGTAATGTGGAAATGCAAGCATTTTAGTTGATGTGCTCCTCAAATTCTGGTACCTAAACACAGAAGCAGGTTTTCCATTAGTAATGTTAGACTAGTAGTTTGCTGTGTTGAACTTTGTAATGGGTGGAATAACGTGGTGATGGTCCAACTgcaaattgctttgttttttttaaatgttaccttAACCAGCATCTGAAATACGCCGCCTAATAAGCACGATGTACAATCCATACTAAaacctcaatttaaaaaaaaaaacaaccccggTCATAATACCGAATAACGTAGGGCAGAGCCAATCCCTCATTTGTCGGAGCTGCCAGAACAAACCTGTTGTCTCGGTGGTTTTCCCAGTCTAGATGGGATTTACATGATTTTGACCATCGGGATAGTTACGGTGTTGGAGGAGATGATGCTGGcctttatcttcttttctgaatttattgtgtgttgttttttcaaGTGTACATGCATTTATGGAGATTTGGCCAGAGTGCTTGGAGAACAGCCAGTAGAGTCCAGCAAGCAAAAGCCGAGCGTTTAATCAGTGCTGCTGGCGCTCTCGAATCTTCCCCCACAAAAGACTTCATGTTTGTAGCTGGAGGCAGAATATTATATGCTGTTATGATGTAAGTAGCAAGAAGCGCTGTGAAGCagtgaaatgaagaaaacctGGGCTGCAAGGCCATGGGAGCAACATCTGGGTATTCTTCACACCCTGCCTTCCTGTCGCTCCCTGTGCCCGTACCCAGGGGCCGGGTCAGAGGTCggagctgctccctgggctggtGAGAGGGTGGTGGACTTcgttttttcactgtgagggcggtgagacactggaacaggttgcccagggaagctgtggatgccccatccctggaggtgttcaaggccaggctggatggggctctgagcagcctggtctagtgggaggtgtccctgcccatggcagggggttggaactaggtgatctttaaggtcccttccaacccaaaccattctgtgattctatgacttaaaAGAGCACTTCATGGAGCATGGTGGGACGTGCCTTTCAGCCTTTCCCAAGGCTGGGTGCGTGTTTTGGGGTCCTTGTAATCTGCTGAGCTGGTAATTTGCAGAattcatggggggggggggggggagtgaaaTCTCAGCTTGACTGAAAAGGGTTGAAGAGATTGAAAGTTGCTGGGGAAGGGTGGAGAGGAAGAGGCCGGGATGAAAGCggctgctgtctttttttctgcggaaaaacaagctaaaaagaGCCTTCCtcgttaaaaagaaaaaaaaaaaaaaaaaaagcgatctGTCCCTGTTGCCTCAGCATCGCAGCCTTACGGGCGGGACCTTAACGGGGACAGGCGAGACAggggcggagcggagccgagccGAGGGTCCGCCCCGCAAACCCCGGAGGCGGGACGTGGGGAGCCGCACGCCTCGGCCTCGGCGCGGCGGAGCCACCGGCTACCGGTAAATTGCCCCCGGCGGGACGCGAACCCGCGGCCTCCGGGGAACCGCGCCGGAGGACGGAGCCCCGCcgagggggaggcggcggcggccgccgccgcctccccctcgGCGGGGCTCCGTCCTCCGGCGCGGTTCCCCTTCGCCCTTCTGCAGGCGGGCGGCTGCACGTAGGCTGGGTGGCAGCTTCGAGATGTGTTTTGCAGCGCTGAGgttgattgggggggggggaattaaaggTACAggggggtaagaaaaaaaaaaaatatatatttatacctgttttgttttttttttcctttgtttcttcgCAGGTCGAGTGTTTCCGAGGGATGCCGATGAGTCTCCTGCGATTGACGGCGAGGAGGTTGGTTTCCCCAGCGTGTCTTCGGGCTGCGGCTTCGAGGAAACACAAGTTGTCCTTGGAAATGGCTCGTCCTAGTTCAAGTAAGGCATCTGTTAATTTGCTTTAGCGTCCTCcgcaggtcttttttttttttttaagctagatgTGAAATTCCAGGAGGTTTCGTGTCGTAGGTGAGATCTATAGTTTAATTCAAAACATTTAGAAGAGCGTGGagttgatttactttttttcccctagctgcTAAAATTTATCTTCTCTCTCTGTATTCTGTATATTTCCAAAAACCCTCGCGTAGTTGCAGTCAGCGTGATTGCCTGGTGGCGCATTTTTAGCACTTGTATTTAGTATTTAATGCTAGTTAATTGCATTTCCTTTTCATACTCCTAATGGGTAATAAAACTCACTCCTTATTTCTTTGTACAAGAATTACGGAGGGCCTCGAGCGTTTGCAACGATGCAGGAGCAGGGTTTTGGATAGCCCCAGGCGCCCTGTTCAGTCTAATagcaaatatcttcttttttgtttgtttggggggttcTGCggtttgtgttgtttcttttggtttttttttttcaattcgaGGATGTGCTTTAACTTGAAAACTGGGCACAGAACTTCACGGGTATGACGGCAAAACCCCGAACAGTTGGGTAGCCAGGGTGCACttgctttttctgctgccttgAGCATCAGCATTGGGCCTCTGTCGGAGCCTGGAGACTGGACTAGGGGGGCTTTTGGCCTCATCTTTACATGTTCCGGGGCTGTTGAGGTTTGGTTTGCAACAGCCGGTGTCAGAATCGTAGTGTTCTCTGCCTAGTTCTACGGCTCTTGTGCTATGGGTCTTGGGGCTTCTCCAGTGTGGGTCTTGGGGTTTCTCCAGCTACTGTCTCTCCTTATAAAAATTTACCTGCCTTTggttggaaaaaaacacaacaaaacacaaacaaacaaacacccagTAAAATGCAAAGACTGGGGCTGTGATCAGCAGGTCAGATTTCACCTGGAGGCCAGTCAGTGGTGACGGTGTACTGTAAGAGTCAATAGAGGGGCCAAAATTGTTTCACACCTTCATTAATggtctggatgatggggcagagtgtacccttgGCAAGTTTctagatgacacaaagctgggaggaatggctgatacgccagagggtcatgctgccaaccagagagaccttgacagaCTGGGGACGTGGGCTTATAGGAACTTCACGAAGTTCAGCAAATGGAAATgtcaagtcctgcccctggggaggaatagccCCATGCACCGGGACAGGCCGGGACTGAACAGCAGGAAAGGccctgagggtcctggtggacaccagtttgaccatgagccagccatgagcccttgtggcaaagaaggctgGTGGTTGCCCTGGGCTGCACTCGGCAGAGCGTCtccagcagatggagggaggtgatccttcccctctgctcagcagtgCTGAGACACACCTGGAATGCTGGGTCTGGTCTGAGCTCCCCAttacaagagagatacggacttactggagagagtccagcgaagggccacaaagatgataaatGGCTTGGAGCATCTGAcgtgtgaggagaggctgaaagagccggggttgctcagcctggaggagaCCAGGCTCTGGGGCATCTTATCAATGGGTAAAAacacctgatgggagggaatgaagacaAGGTGGACCCAAATTAAAGCACACGagattccatctgaacacaagaaaaacctttttactgtgaggatggtcaaacactagAATGGGTTGTGCAGAGAGGCGTGggagagtctccatccttggagatactcaaaagccaccTGACTGGACACGGTCTTGGACAATCTGCTCCTGCTGAcgctgcttgagcagggggtttggactagccAATATCCAGacgtcccttcccacctcagccattctgtgattctaaaataTGTTGCTTTAAAATTAGTATCTGAGGTAAActggaagagaattttttttgtctctctgtaGCTGACCTGTTcctttttaatcttgttttgaCTCTTAGAAAAGCACGAAGGAAATCTCCTGTCTTTTTCCCAAGTTACTTTACCGTGCAGGGAAAAATGGAGGGAATATAcattcaaaaatagaaaatacaactGCAAACCTAAAAAATGGGCAAGATGCCTCTGGAGGAAATGCGTTTTCTCAAATTACCTTAATTTTGAAGGCGATACTTTGTAACAAAGCATAAATCTTTTTCATCTCTGCATCTTACCTTACAATTAgaaagcaaactgctcctgggtGGTGGTGGCAACTGTTATCAAGGTAGCATCTGGTGTGGGGTTTTAGCTTAAGGCTCTGTCTTTCACATACTGAGTGTATTCATAGTTTAACACGTTACCCCACTGGGCTTGCTCATGTGTATTTTTGAGGATCTCCAGGAATTGCCCTTCAAATTCCAATATACggaaactcagaaaaaaattggtATTCTGATACTGAAGTTATGGGAGGCGTATGTGGAAGCCCTAAGTCCGCCAGCACTGTCTGTCTGGCCTCTTATGTCAAAGCGTAAGTGTTTGAAGAGCTGTCCGGTTTTCCTCCCCACACGTAGATATGGCTGATTTTCGAGAAGTGTTTGCCAAGGCGAAGCATATAGCCATTATCACAGGAGCCGGTGTCAGTGCGGAGAGCGGAGTTCCCAccttcagaggggctggaggcTTCTGGAGAAAGTGGCAAGCCCAGGTAGGCACACAGGTGGTGGCACATGTCTGCCCTTCTCTGTTCATCAGGTAGGTGAGCGTGAAGGGTCAGAAGAAGCCGGGAAGAAGCTTCCACCTTCGAGGGTGGAAGTGTGCCGGTGGTGGTTTGGTGGGGATGGagctctccctgcagctccccccgtCCCCTGGGGGGCTGCTTTGGGCGGCTGCaactgcttttctgtctttggtTTACCAGTTTTTTGGGAAAAACAATGTTCTTGCAGACAGCTCTGCGTCTTTCTACCTCCTTGTTTTCTTGCTGCCTTGCAGCTTAGCTGCTTGCTCATCTTTTGACACCCTCACCGTTTTCCTACCTCATGGGGCCTTTAATGTTTTAAACTCATAAGAACCATTTACCAAAATAGCAAAGGACAGAACCGATGATAACAActagttgttttcttttaatcttgGTTTCTCCtaatagtctttaaaaatattttagggtttgttgttgtttttttttttgtttgggggcaGGGTTCCTCATGGTCCTCAGTTCTCCCACAAGCTCTGTCTCTCTCCGCGGCAAAATGTGCCAGTTGCATCGGTGCCTCCTGAGTCTGACCCTGCGTGGTGCTGCAGGTGCTTCCAGTAACCCTTACACCGCCACTAACTGTTACCCCAAACACTGCAATAACATTTGCcgtctttctgttttttaaagacgGCATTCATGAAAGATTTGATGAAGTTAAAAAGGGGTCGGAGAGatgatttttttcaagatggTTTGAATCTAAAGATGcgttttttctttcagtgactaTCAATTCAAATAAAGCATACGTGTGTATAAATGCCTTCTGCATCAGAAAGCTTCCATTCAGCGTTTTTACATCAGTAGAATTGTGCACTGAAGCATTAGACTGAGCTACTcctcgtttaaaaaaaaaagacaaggcaaaATTAAAGTTAGTGTGAAAAGTATAGCTTAGATTTTACCAGCACATAAAAGCCATGACATTAGACTTTGGTTTTGACAATGGCTGTAATTTGGCTCGTGTTACACttaagacagaaaagaaattgctAGTAAAGGAAATATATCCACGATGCTGAGTTTTATGGCTGCTGCAGAAAAGAGAGTTTTGAATGCCAAAGATCGTGTGCATTGAAATATCTCCTCTTCCTTTGTGCTGTACTAAACTCCTCACAGTTGGTAGGGCAGCACAGAATAAGGTCCGAGTGTACTACGTAAAACCATGTACCACGCCATCGATATCAGTTATTTCCTCATTTGATAAGATACTTGACTTGTCATCCTCGTAAGGGCTATTGAACTATATTCTCGTCAACTGCATCTGGTTATAAATAATCTGCTTTTGATTATCTTGTTGTGCTAGTAGCAGCGTAAATGAGAGTCAACTACCAGGATTCATCTGGGGAGGgggttttcttgctctttctttggCAGAATGAATTGTTATGTCTTTTCCAGGAGCTGGCTAGCCCGGGGGCTTTTGCGCGGAACCCTTCTCGTGTATGGGAATTTTACCATTATCGGCGGGAAGTGATGTTGAGTAAACATCCAAATCCTGCACACATTGCCATCGCAGAGTGCGAAAAGCGACTGAGCAAGCAAGGAAGGAGCGTTGTGGTCATTACTCAGAATATCGATGAACTACACAGAAAGGCAGGCACAAAGCACCTCTTAGAAATTCACGGTAAGAATCAACTTACCTGTCTGCTACAGGCCAGCAAACCTCgggggggagaagagagagcAGAATAAGTgctggga of the Larus michahellis chromosome 2, bLarMic1.1, whole genome shotgun sequence genome contains:
- the SIRT5 gene encoding NAD-dependent protein deacylase sirtuin-5, mitochondrial — protein: MPMSLLRLTARRLVSPACLRAAASRKHKLSLEMARPSSNMADFREVFAKAKHIAIITGAGVSAESGVPTFRGAGGFWRKWQAQELASPGAFARNPSRVWEFYHYRREVMLSKHPNPAHIAIAECEKRLSKQGRSVVVITQNIDELHRKAGTKHLLEIHGSLFKTRCTNCGNVAANYKSPICPALAGKGAPDPETEDAAIPVEDLPQCEEDGCNGLLRPHVVWFGETLDPDILTAVEKELEICDLCLVVGTSSVVYPAAMFAPQVSARGVPVAEFNMEATPATDRFRFHFPGPCGTTLPPALARHETEIIS